In Sphingomonas sp. G-3-2-10, a single window of DNA contains:
- a CDS encoding glucose 1-dehydrogenase: MRLAGKIAIVTGAAGGMGEASAVLFAREGAKVAAVDLDEARVAPVVEAIRSAGGTAIAIGADISRTADVERIAARTVAELGLPNVLFNNAGVDTEAKQSILDISEEAFDRVIDVNLKGVWLMIKHIAPHMIAAGGGSIVNTASIGAYTVCSTAGYCASKAGVVMLSKVAAVELGRHGIRVNALCPGATETPMARHQREEMQRQGMPTSNEIIDRMGVLGRMAQPEEMARMALFLASDDSSFATGAAFNNDAGWSAMSGISVQAFAR, from the coding sequence ATGCGCCTCGCGGGCAAGATCGCCATCGTCACCGGTGCGGCCGGCGGCATGGGCGAAGCCTCTGCCGTGCTGTTCGCCCGCGAAGGCGCAAAGGTCGCCGCCGTCGATCTCGACGAAGCCCGCGTAGCGCCGGTGGTCGAGGCGATCCGTTCGGCGGGCGGCACGGCAATCGCGATCGGCGCGGACATCAGCCGCACCGCCGATGTCGAACGCATCGCGGCGCGCACCGTCGCCGAACTCGGCCTGCCCAACGTGCTGTTCAACAATGCCGGGGTGGATACCGAGGCGAAGCAGTCGATCCTCGACATCTCCGAGGAAGCGTTCGACCGGGTGATCGACGTGAACCTCAAGGGCGTGTGGCTGATGATCAAGCACATCGCCCCGCACATGATCGCGGCAGGCGGCGGATCGATCGTCAACACCGCATCGATCGGCGCCTACACCGTGTGCAGCACGGCGGGCTATTGCGCCTCCAAGGCCGGCGTCGTGATGCTGAGCAAGGTCGCCGCGGTCGAACTGGGCAGGCACGGCATTCGCGTCAACGCGCTGTGCCCCGGCGCGACCGAGACGCCGATGGCACGGCACCAGCGCGAGGAAATGCAGCGTCAGGGGATGCCCACGTCGAACGAGATCATCGACCGGATGGGCGTGCTCGGCCGCATGGCCCAGCCCGAGGAGATGGCGCGGATGGCGCTGTTCCTCGCCAGCGACGACTCCAGCTTCGCGACCGGCGCCGCGTTCAACAACGATGCCGGATGGTCGGCGATGAGCGGGATCTCGGTACAGGCCTTCGCCCGCTGA
- a CDS encoding enoyl-CoA hydratase-related protein: MSDAVLFDARPDGIAIVTINRPDTRNALSREVRQGLFAAWDRFERDPALRVAILTGAGEKAFCAGGDLKEMVDTGMQVPPRDFFPLPGDTIELSKPTIAAVNGVAFAGGWMIAQACDLCVASTDARFAITEVKVGRSSPWAAPLIHMIPQRIMMEIILTGKPITAQRAYEIGLVNRLAEPGDVIAAAIELASEILDGAPLSVQAGRDTVMLATEMGRSAALQAARHASETCYRSGDAQEGPRAFAEKRRPEWKGR; encoded by the coding sequence ATGAGCGACGCCGTCCTGTTCGATGCGCGGCCCGATGGGATCGCGATCGTCACGATCAACCGTCCCGACACGCGCAATGCGCTGAGCCGCGAAGTCCGGCAGGGCCTGTTCGCGGCATGGGACCGGTTCGAGCGCGACCCCGCGCTGCGCGTCGCGATCCTGACCGGGGCAGGGGAGAAGGCGTTCTGCGCGGGCGGTGATCTCAAGGAGATGGTCGACACCGGAATGCAGGTGCCGCCGCGCGATTTCTTCCCGCTGCCCGGCGACACGATCGAGTTGAGCAAGCCGACCATCGCCGCGGTCAACGGCGTCGCCTTTGCCGGCGGGTGGATGATCGCTCAGGCATGCGATCTGTGCGTCGCCAGCACCGACGCGCGCTTCGCGATCACCGAAGTGAAGGTCGGGCGGAGCTCGCCCTGGGCCGCGCCGCTGATCCATATGATCCCGCAGCGGATCATGATGGAGATCATCCTGACCGGCAAACCGATCACCGCGCAGCGCGCCTATGAGATCGGTCTGGTGAACCGTCTGGCGGAGCCGGGCGATGTCATCGCCGCGGCGATTGAATTGGCGTCCGAAATTCTGGACGGTGCACCGCTATCGGTGCAGGCTGGCCGCGACACGGTGATGCTCGCGACCGAAATGGGCCGCTCCGCTGCGCTTCAGGCCGCCCGCCACGCTTCCGAAACCTGTTACCGGAGCGGCGATGCGCAGGAGGGGCCACGGGCCTTCGCGGAGAAGCGCCGCCCCGAGTGGAAGGGGCGGTAA
- a CDS encoding TetR/AcrR family transcriptional regulator, producing the protein MSDKRRVGAESSETRARIVAATEQVIREEGYAAASSRRVAQVAGLKPSLVHYYFPTTDDMLLAVFKRGSEQSDAMIEQALASDDPIRGLWRFFADTSRTALTMEFMALALHREGIRAEIARHSDAMRERQADLFRRLLGERLAEIGEPEGLSVILAGIGRALVMEAGLGIHAGHAETRAIVEAWLDRLLGPAAQKNESA; encoded by the coding sequence ATGTCGGACAAACGCCGCGTCGGCGCGGAAAGCTCTGAAACGCGCGCGCGGATCGTAGCAGCCACCGAGCAGGTCATTCGCGAGGAAGGCTATGCCGCCGCCAGCTCGCGCCGCGTGGCGCAGGTGGCCGGGCTGAAACCATCGCTGGTGCATTATTACTTCCCCACCACCGACGACATGCTGCTCGCCGTATTCAAGCGCGGCTCCGAACAAAGCGATGCGATGATCGAGCAAGCGCTGGCCAGCGACGATCCGATCCGCGGCCTGTGGCGCTTCTTCGCCGACACCAGCCGCACCGCGCTGACGATGGAGTTCATGGCCCTCGCCCTCCACCGCGAAGGCATCCGCGCCGAGATTGCCCGGCACAGCGATGCGATGCGCGAGCGGCAGGCGGACCTGTTCCGCCGCCTGCTCGGCGAACGGCTGGCCGAAATCGGCGAGCCGGAAGGGCTCAGCGTGATCCTGGCCGGGATCGGCCGCGCGCTGGTGATGGAGGCCGGACTGGGCATCCATGCCGGCCATGCCGAGACCCGGGCGATCGTCGAGGCCTGGCTCGACCGCCTGCTCGGACCCGCGGCACAGAAAAATGAGAGTGCTTGA
- a CDS encoding SDR family NAD(P)-dependent oxidoreductase, whose product MTRSLNGRVAVVTGAGSGIGRAIAIRLAEDTAKIAIWDINAEGAAETAKLIEAAGGTAIALTADCSDKAAIHAAAEETRAKLGPIAILVNNAGIAPFTPFMDIEDDLFDKVIHINLKGPYLLTKEVLPDMLAAGWGRVINITSSSVQTGSPAQGHYVSSKGGLMGMTKALALEFAASGVTFNMVPPGFIDTPMLRAAPIDVEAFAQTLPMKRVGKPEDIAAACAYLASEEASYITGQTISTNGGRYMGSH is encoded by the coding sequence ATGACAAGGTCTTTGAACGGCCGGGTGGCTGTCGTCACGGGTGCGGGCTCGGGCATCGGCCGCGCCATCGCGATCCGCCTGGCGGAGGATACGGCGAAGATCGCAATCTGGGACATCAATGCCGAAGGTGCCGCCGAAACCGCGAAGCTGATCGAAGCCGCCGGGGGCACCGCGATCGCGCTCACCGCCGATTGTTCGGACAAGGCCGCGATCCACGCCGCAGCCGAAGAGACCCGCGCGAAGCTCGGCCCGATCGCCATCCTCGTCAACAATGCCGGCATCGCGCCGTTCACGCCCTTCATGGATATCGAGGACGACCTGTTCGACAAGGTCATCCACATCAACCTGAAAGGGCCGTATCTGCTCACCAAGGAAGTGCTGCCCGATATGCTGGCTGCCGGCTGGGGCCGGGTGATCAACATCACGTCCTCCTCGGTTCAGACCGGCTCGCCCGCGCAGGGCCATTATGTCTCGTCCAAGGGTGGCCTGATGGGCATGACCAAGGCGCTGGCGCTGGAATTCGCCGCGTCGGGCGTGACGTTCAACATGGTGCCCCCCGGCTTCATCGACACGCCGATGCTGCGCGCCGCGCCGATCGACGTCGAAGCCTTTGCCCAGACGCTGCCGATGAAGCGCGTCGGCAAGCCCGAGGATATCGCCGCCGCCTGCGCCTATCTCGCGTCGGAGGAAGCCAGCTACATCACCGGCCAAACGATCAGCACCAATGGCGGCCGCTATATGGGATCGCACTGA
- a CDS encoding carboxymuconolactone decarboxylase family protein translates to MDTIGNPALRQRLPQSAGDIVRRTAAVLGDGPRILPLELNELSAELLTILDRMAQVNAALDSRDKEALTQLIDSDGADDVAAEVRALPEIVRTMLRHGALFATQADIGIQLLGRGTLNPRDREIAVLRIGWLCQAPYEWGEHVIVAKKVGLTSEDIERITIGSGADGWTPLERAILRATEELYEQAMISDETWAVLATSLTEVQLIELPILVGQYQAVAYYQNSLRLRLHDGNAGLSAR, encoded by the coding sequence GTGGACACGATCGGGAATCCGGCACTTCGGCAGCGCCTGCCACAATCCGCCGGGGACATCGTCCGGCGCACGGCCGCGGTCCTTGGCGATGGCCCACGCATCCTGCCGCTGGAATTGAACGAACTCTCGGCGGAACTACTGACGATCCTCGACCGCATGGCCCAGGTAAACGCGGCGCTGGATTCGCGCGACAAGGAAGCGTTGACCCAGCTTATCGACAGCGACGGGGCCGATGACGTTGCAGCGGAAGTGCGCGCCTTGCCGGAAATCGTCCGCACGATGCTGCGTCATGGCGCGCTGTTCGCGACACAGGCCGATATCGGCATCCAGCTGCTCGGCCGCGGCACGCTGAACCCGCGCGACCGCGAAATCGCGGTGCTCCGGATCGGCTGGCTGTGCCAGGCGCCTTATGAATGGGGCGAGCATGTCATCGTCGCGAAGAAAGTCGGGCTTACCAGCGAAGATATCGAAAGGATCACCATCGGCTCGGGCGCGGATGGCTGGACACCGCTAGAACGCGCCATCCTTCGCGCAACGGAAGAGCTCTACGAACAGGCGATGATCTCCGACGAAACCTGGGCGGTGCTGGCAACCAGTCTCACCGAGGTCCAGCTGATCGAACTGCCCATTTTGGTCGGGCAGTATCAGGCGGTCGCCTATTATCAGAATTCGCTGCGGCTGAGGCTCCACGACGGCAATGCCGGGCTGAGCGCGCGGTGA
- a CDS encoding CoA ester lyase yields MRSWLFAPGDSEKKMGKAVEGSADVVLIDLEDAVTESEKPKARSMVREFLQSQTSGLERIWVRVNPMDGPHTLADLAAVMPGRPGGIMLPKVYGRPDVERLDHYLSAFEAANDIAVGSTKVIVLVTETAAAMFTTGDYAGAPRVVALTWGAEDLADSIGASNNRNPDGSYGFTYELARSLCLLGAATAGVLPIETIQGDFRDLETLKARAEKVRRDGYRGMLAIHPAQVDVINAAFTPGEDELAEAQEIVDIFAANPGVGAIGYKGGMLDRPYLARAQALLALAGR; encoded by the coding sequence ATGCGGTCCTGGCTGTTCGCGCCGGGCGACAGCGAGAAGAAGATGGGCAAGGCGGTCGAGGGTTCGGCCGATGTGGTGCTGATCGACCTCGAGGACGCGGTGACCGAGTCCGAGAAGCCGAAGGCGCGGTCGATGGTGCGCGAGTTCCTCCAGTCGCAGACTTCGGGGCTGGAGCGCATCTGGGTGCGCGTCAATCCGATGGACGGGCCGCACACGCTGGCCGATCTCGCGGCGGTGATGCCCGGCAGGCCCGGGGGCATCATGCTGCCCAAAGTCTATGGCCGGCCCGATGTCGAGCGGCTGGATCACTATCTCTCCGCCTTCGAGGCCGCGAACGATATCGCGGTCGGATCGACCAAGGTGATCGTGCTGGTCACCGAAACGGCCGCCGCGATGTTCACCACCGGCGACTATGCCGGCGCGCCCCGCGTGGTCGCGCTGACCTGGGGCGCGGAGGATCTGGCGGACTCGATCGGGGCGAGCAACAACCGCAATCCCGACGGCAGCTACGGCTTCACCTATGAACTGGCGCGTAGTCTGTGCCTGCTGGGCGCGGCGACCGCGGGCGTGTTGCCGATCGAGACGATCCAGGGCGATTTCCGCGATCTCGAGACGCTGAAGGCGCGGGCCGAAAAGGTCCGCCGCGACGGCTATCGCGGGATGCTGGCGATCCACCCGGCGCAGGTCGATGTCATCAATGCCGCCTTCACGCCGGGCGAGGACGAACTGGCCGAAGCGCAGGAGATCGTCGATATCTTCGCCGCCAATCCCGGCGTGGGTGCGATCGGGTACAAGGGCGGAATGCTCGATCGCCCGTATCTTGCCCGCGCGCAGGCGCTGCTGGCGCTGGCCGGCCGGTGA
- a CDS encoding acetyl-CoA hydrolase/transferase family protein, with amino-acid sequence MIDLAHYVQRGDRIVFGQACGEPTTLVEALIEQGAGIGDLSAFIATSFSGLFTPASADSFALSSMGAIGALRSMSKAGRLGIIPAHVSQIGPMIDAGLIGCDVAMVQVSPADAEGNHSFGLIGDHVQAMVAKARVVIAEVNEQVPFTPGETIHASRITHAVQVSRAPVEVAAAAISETDEGIARHAAAWIGDGSVIQTGVGAVPDAILRLLHDRKDLGVHSGMLGDGLVDLVEAGVVTNARKAIDRGVSINGALIGTSRLYRWADRNPAIRMCNTSYTHDAAVLAQLERLVTINSAIEVDLTGQVNAEQTGAAYLGGTGGQVDFVRAGARSPGGCSIIALAATAKGGTISKIVPALSGPVTTARSDVDVIVTEYGAAELKGQTLAERTRRLIAIAHPDFREELDRAAHDIRQRGF; translated from the coding sequence GTGATCGACCTCGCCCACTATGTGCAGCGCGGCGACCGCATCGTCTTCGGTCAGGCGTGCGGCGAGCCGACGACGCTGGTCGAGGCGCTGATCGAACAGGGCGCAGGGATCGGCGACCTGTCGGCGTTCATCGCCACCAGCTTTTCCGGCCTGTTCACGCCGGCGAGCGCGGACAGTTTCGCGCTGTCCAGCATGGGCGCGATCGGCGCGCTGCGGTCGATGAGCAAGGCGGGCAGGCTGGGCATCATCCCCGCCCATGTCAGCCAGATCGGGCCGATGATCGACGCCGGTCTGATCGGCTGTGACGTGGCGATGGTGCAGGTCAGCCCGGCGGATGCCGAGGGCAATCACAGCTTCGGCCTGATCGGCGACCATGTGCAGGCGATGGTGGCGAAGGCCCGCGTGGTGATCGCCGAGGTCAATGAGCAGGTACCGTTCACGCCGGGCGAGACGATCCACGCCTCGCGCATCACTCATGCCGTGCAGGTTTCGCGCGCACCGGTGGAAGTCGCGGCGGCGGCGATCAGCGAAACCGACGAAGGAATCGCGCGCCATGCGGCGGCCTGGATCGGCGACGGATCGGTGATCCAGACCGGCGTCGGCGCGGTGCCCGATGCGATCCTCCGGCTGCTCCACGACCGCAAGGATCTGGGCGTGCATTCGGGGATGCTCGGCGACGGGCTGGTCGATCTGGTCGAGGCGGGCGTGGTCACCAATGCGCGCAAGGCGATCGATCGCGGCGTATCGATCAACGGTGCGCTGATCGGCACCAGCCGCCTGTATCGCTGGGCCGACCGCAACCCGGCGATCCGCATGTGCAACACAAGCTATACCCATGACGCTGCCGTCCTCGCGCAGCTCGAACGACTGGTCACGATCAACTCGGCGATCGAGGTCGATCTGACGGGGCAGGTCAATGCCGAGCAGACCGGCGCGGCCTATCTGGGCGGTACCGGCGGGCAAGTCGATTTCGTCCGGGCGGGCGCGCGCTCGCCGGGCGGTTGCTCGATCATCGCGCTGGCCGCGACCGCCAAGGGCGGCACGATCAGCAAGATCGTTCCCGCGCTCTCCGGCCCGGTGACCACCGCGCGCAGCGATGTGGACGTGATCGTCACCGAATATGGCGCGGCGGAGCTGAAGGGTCAGACGCTGGCCGAACGCACCCGCCGCCTGATCGCGATCGCGCATCCCGATTTCCGCGAGGAACTGGACCGCGCGGCCCACGACATTCGCCAGAGGGGATTTTGA
- a CDS encoding IclR family transcriptional regulator has product MPNVSTGDRPSQSPQSVTRVIRILEALCDSPSPLSLADLSRILESPKSSVAALLRGLADAGFVTATDASWRLGPGAYGLGSALAAARRRLQSSDLIREGMARLVERSGETVLFAVADGDGETLTYVDVVESRNSVRFSVSVGDRRPLYCTSGGRVLLAAQPEAAVADYLKRLKPTRLTGQTEIDKKDLAAIVATARDTGFAQTVDQAADGVTGTAAVIRDASDEAIGALIVAAPSGRLEDRLDELAAMVREEAATISRSLGYRIQI; this is encoded by the coding sequence ATGCCGAACGTTTCGACGGGCGATCGCCCTTCCCAATCGCCGCAATCGGTCACCCGGGTGATCCGCATTCTCGAAGCGCTGTGCGACAGCCCCTCGCCGCTGAGCCTCGCCGATCTCAGCCGCATTCTCGAATCGCCCAAGAGCAGCGTCGCGGCGCTGTTGCGCGGCCTCGCCGATGCCGGCTTCGTCACCGCGACCGACGCAAGCTGGCGCCTCGGCCCCGGCGCCTATGGTCTCGGCAGCGCGCTCGCGGCGGCGCGGCGGCGGCTGCAATCGTCGGACCTGATCCGCGAAGGCATGGCGCGGCTGGTCGAGCGATCGGGCGAGACCGTGTTGTTCGCGGTGGCCGATGGCGATGGCGAAACGCTGACCTATGTCGATGTCGTCGAAAGCCGCAACAGCGTGCGTTTCTCGGTATCGGTCGGCGACCGGCGGCCGCTCTATTGCACCTCGGGCGGCCGCGTGCTTCTCGCGGCGCAGCCCGAAGCGGCGGTAGCGGACTATCTCAAGCGGCTGAAACCGACCCGCCTGACGGGGCAAACCGAGATCGACAAAAAGGACCTCGCGGCGATCGTCGCCACGGCGCGCGACACCGGCTTCGCGCAGACGGTGGATCAGGCCGCCGACGGCGTAACCGGCACAGCTGCCGTGATCCGCGATGCTTCGGACGAGGCAATCGGCGCACTGATCGTCGCAGCGCCCAGCGGGCGGCTGGAAGACCGGCTCGACGAACTGGCGGCTATGGTACGCGAGGAAGCGGCGACCATCTCGCGCAGCCTGGGCTACCGGATCCAAATCTGA
- a CDS encoding TauD/TfdA family dioxygenase: protein MATAISTTDAPLVSEDIKPTIGTRILNTKEELLSGHLGPELRELLEKRGVLVFKEINFTDDEQIAFTKTMGTFAPEMRDGRDEKVHKITLDVKENPQSAEYLKGSLYWHIDGTMNDTPILASLLSCKVTASWGGNTGFCNTYAAYEALSDEEKAEYETMRVIHSVWASLLYYEPEPPLAKLKGFQSIGENELPLVWNHKSGRKSLVLGCTAHRVLNVEAMKSAQVLIGLREWCTRDEFSYSHEWSVGDLVIWDNTGTMHRAEAYDPACNRMMHRTKLEGEEPFE from the coding sequence ATGGCCACCGCGATTTCGACAACCGACGCCCCGCTCGTCAGCGAGGATATCAAGCCGACGATCGGCACGCGCATCCTCAACACCAAGGAAGAGCTGCTGTCCGGCCATCTCGGCCCCGAGCTGCGCGAGCTGCTCGAAAAGCGCGGCGTGCTGGTGTTCAAGGAAATCAACTTCACCGACGACGAGCAGATCGCCTTCACCAAGACGATGGGCACCTTCGCGCCGGAGATGCGTGACGGCCGCGACGAGAAGGTCCACAAGATCACGCTCGACGTGAAGGAAAATCCGCAGAGCGCCGAATATCTCAAGGGCTCGCTCTACTGGCACATCGACGGCACGATGAACGACACGCCGATCCTTGCATCGTTGCTGTCGTGCAAGGTGACAGCCAGCTGGGGCGGCAATACCGGCTTCTGCAACACCTATGCCGCCTACGAAGCGCTCTCCGACGAGGAGAAGGCCGAATATGAAACGATGCGCGTCATCCACTCGGTCTGGGCGTCGCTGCTTTACTATGAGCCGGAGCCGCCGCTGGCGAAGCTCAAGGGCTTCCAGTCGATCGGTGAGAACGAACTGCCTTTGGTGTGGAACCACAAGTCGGGCCGCAAGTCGCTCGTGCTCGGCTGCACCGCGCATCGCGTGCTGAATGTCGAAGCGATGAAGAGCGCGCAGGTGCTGATCGGGCTGCGCGAATGGTGCACCCGCGACGAATTCAGCTACAGCCATGAATGGTCGGTCGGCGATCTGGTCATCTGGGACAATACCGGCACGATGCACCGCGCCGAAGCCTATGATCCCGCGTGCAACCGCATGATGCACCGGACCAAGCTGGAAGGCGAAGAGCCGTTCGAATAA
- a CDS encoding aromatic ring-hydroxylating dioxygenase subunit alpha has translation MNELSQIAEGAEMLTRPVTVPAEAYISRAYAEAERDRLWRKVWLQAGRIEDIPQTGDYITYDILDDSVIVTRTGPDAIRAYHNVCPHRGRKLIDTPAGARNARGKRMNFVCGFHGWTFDLEGRNTFLEHKDDWQGCLDEHRTSLGTVQVDTWGGWLWINLDPEAGPLSEWLDPAAGLLDPYQLQNMRPRWRKWIVFECNWKVAMEAFSETYHVASTHPEFMEFGQFRGWSRNHGLHTNIGYEAPKNMAEDAGKLRVGTGADPRITTAEMQVFTWENANTNTTRTLVDAAIRLKDELPEGTPAVDVSRHWIQSARAADEARGVVWPTVDPAHTALAGTAWQIFPNFQIGQAVNNMLCYAARPYGADPDKCIFEAAVYELYPDGEAPATEWDYTAPGDWPPVLQQDFANMAAVQQGMKNVGFRGTQPNPYMERSVASLHYNLARYMGSGAPEPLIDQR, from the coding sequence ATGAACGAGTTGAGCCAGATCGCGGAAGGCGCGGAAATGCTGACCCGTCCGGTGACGGTGCCGGCCGAGGCTTACATCTCGCGCGCCTATGCCGAGGCCGAGCGCGACCGGCTGTGGCGCAAGGTCTGGCTGCAGGCGGGCCGGATCGAGGATATTCCCCAGACCGGCGATTACATCACCTACGACATCCTCGATGACTCGGTGATCGTCACCCGCACCGGGCCGGATGCGATCCGGGCCTATCACAATGTCTGCCCGCATCGCGGCCGCAAGCTGATCGACACCCCGGCCGGCGCGCGCAATGCGCGGGGCAAGCGGATGAACTTCGTCTGCGGCTTCCACGGCTGGACCTTCGATCTGGAGGGTCGCAACACCTTCCTCGAGCATAAGGACGACTGGCAGGGCTGCCTCGACGAACATCGCACCAGCCTCGGCACTGTGCAGGTCGATACATGGGGCGGGTGGCTGTGGATCAATCTCGATCCCGAGGCCGGGCCGCTCAGCGAATGGCTCGATCCCGCAGCCGGGTTGCTCGATCCCTATCAGCTTCAGAACATGCGGCCGCGCTGGCGCAAATGGATCGTGTTCGAGTGCAACTGGAAGGTCGCGATGGAGGCCTTTTCCGAAACCTATCACGTTGCCTCGACCCATCCCGAGTTCATGGAATTCGGCCAGTTTCGCGGCTGGTCGCGCAACCACGGGCTGCACACCAATATCGGTTACGAAGCGCCGAAGAACATGGCCGAGGATGCCGGCAAGCTGCGCGTCGGCACCGGCGCCGATCCGCGCATCACCACGGCGGAGATGCAGGTCTTCACCTGGGAAAATGCCAATACCAACACGACGCGGACGCTGGTCGATGCCGCGATCCGGCTGAAGGACGAACTGCCCGAGGGCACCCCGGCGGTGGACGTCTCGCGGCACTGGATCCAGTCCGCCCGCGCTGCCGATGAAGCGCGCGGCGTGGTGTGGCCGACGGTCGATCCGGCGCATACCGCGCTGGCCGGAACGGCGTGGCAGATCTTCCCCAATTTCCAGATCGGGCAGGCCGTCAACAACATGCTCTGCTACGCCGCGCGGCCCTATGGCGCGGACCCGGACAAGTGCATCTTCGAAGCGGCGGTGTACGAACTCTATCCCGATGGCGAGGCGCCGGCGACCGAGTGGGACTATACCGCGCCGGGCGACTGGCCGCCGGTGCTGCAACAGGATTTCGCGAACATGGCGGCGGTGCAGCAGGGCATGAAGAATGTCGGCTTTCGCGGCACCCAGCCCAATCCGTATATGGAGCGATCGGTCGCCAGCCTGCACTATAACCTTGCCCGCTATATGGGCAGCGGCGCGCCGGAGCCGCTGATCGATCAGCGCTAG